Below is a genomic region from Henckelia pumila isolate YLH828 chromosome 3, ASM3356847v2, whole genome shotgun sequence.
caaaatttggtagcgcttagtcacGTCACggccaaattacccaactcaattagATAACCAcgaaaaatgtagtagtgtgagaagggatcgttcccacgagaaaaggtaaatttaatgtgttctaacaACCTTAAAGGggatttttgagttttggattaactactgaaaattaaaaaattaaaaattactaaaaccactagcatgcaataacaaaaattaaactggaaaaaaaatcaataagagaTGAGACTTGGTattggtcgactacacccttgatattcattcattcaatcatcgattccctaaaaaaattaatcctattaaatattcgtcattaaaaatcaaattcctgttttaccTTTATTTTAGGtgattagaaaacagcattctaaattaactcttaccaataaattaacccggattccagctatctagatttaaatttacggtagctttcaaactagtaaaactaaatctagacaacacaaacaccagagtttgtatttagcctagtcaataattgatcctacgaattaataaattcaacaacagaaaatatcaaacgtagtcgctttgcaaattagttgattcaaacaattacggatttgaattctaatttagctatcatttgcaaaacaaaatcctaagatgtccaatcctaaaatctcgcatacaaacatgaaataaaacagatcaaaaatcaatattcaacaagaattaaacactgaaaatcgaatctcatgaataaattatatcaaggtttcgtctccctcaaccaagtataaaatttagctacaacgattcatgaaaactcaagaaaaattcaaaagaagagaagaaaacttgagagcatattaaaaagaataaaacctagccgccttaGAGGTTgtccaaaatctgataataatcccccaaaaacggaattaaaagcctaataaagtCTAGAgtacaaaataaaagagtttccaaaattacaaaattctTCCCTAACAGCCTCGTGCGCTCGAGCGCTGGTGTACGGCCGCTCGATCGCTCAATAATATGCAATTCTCTGTTTTTCAAACTTCTTGGCCGCTCGATTGCTCAAGTTCATCCGCTCGAGCGCCCAAAAATCTTCGATTTTCTGCCTCCCTTTTCTTCAACTTTGACacctcctacacattaaacccgaaaatatgttatgaagctaaatgcatgcaaattacaaaactaagataaaacaagaGCAAAAgcaaatgaatgcatgcaaaatactaacaaaataacatcaaaatatgcaaacaaaacacgactatcaccAGGCGTGTGTTCATGGCCAAACAAACACAATCATGAGAACAGGATTGTATCAGGTAGAGTCCTGTGTGAAGTATATCTTAATTTACTAAAACAGTTGTGCAGTTCAAAGACATCACGTCTACTGTCAACCAGTGAATTACTATACTTTCACAAGGGAAGGTTCAAAGAATAACATCTACCTATCCTATGCAGGATTCAACTATTAAACTTTATCACATATATCATAGTTTATCTTTCAAatttcattcatgtgggggattgttggactAATTTAGATGTGAATGGAATTCATTAATTTCCTTCCATGTGCTCGGTTggattttatttcattattttgCCTTCCATGTGCTCTGTTGGATTTCATTTATTCACATGGTCCCTCCACATTCATTATTCCAGCTGCTGGTAGCCCTTTACCTTGTCTGGAAAGTAAAGTGTCGGTAGAATGCATGTATATGTAATAGAATTCATTCCTTCAGTACTGCACACTCTGAATGAAATAATTTTCTAAGCTTCTGCTGCCTTTTCCTCGTGCATGCTAATGCTTCTgttatcttcatcatttctggGCAGCTACGTTTTTATTTGTGCATACTTCTGAAGCTTCTGCTCGTGCATGCTCTGCCTCATCCTGGCTCCTATTTTGCTCGTGCATGTTCTAGCTAGTTTCAGTTCATGAATTTCTTTTTCTGCTCATTCTCGAGCCACTAAGTTTCCTGCCAGTGCTCGCTTTTGAGCTTCTACGTGATATCGTTACGGTACAATTTCAATTTGCCGGTGTAGTACCTTCGTGCTAGGTGACTACAGGGTTTTATCGTTGTATCCTGGGAAACAGACGTCCGTCGTAATCCTCCGAGCACATCCGAGAGAGGACGAATCAGTCTTTTAATGTCAAAAGCCCCAAAACTCGAGCACAACTTCTCTATGATCTCGGTAGCACCTTTCTATAGCTCAACCTTCAATTACATGGCTAAAAACACTCTAATATGCATTGAGAACGAGAGAGAATACTTTATTTCTGCATTTTAAATTGAAATCCGCTTGACTATTTATAGGCAGCGATAGGTAGATTTGATCCTGAATTCAAATCATCCGATCTCTGTGACTCTGCCCCATCTTTGCCTTTCGGTGTTGGATCCAGACCCTATTGCACAAGAATCGCACGCAACTTGATCCTCCaaagatttaataatttttaccCGTGAATTTCTCTATATCATGTTTCATCGAACCCATCCTCTTCTCCCCTTCCCACATACAGACGGCACCAATCGTAAGGCGGTCGAGTTCAATTCTGGTTTCTAAGATTGATAGAACAATTTAGGTATACACCGCAGCAAGATCAAATCATAGACAAGATAGTTTAAAGCAAACCAAACAACTTAATTAGGATGAGCGAGACCGATAATTCTGAGTTCGACCTCTGCTTCCAATGCTTGCTAATAAAGTATAAAATTAAAGAGTTTGAATGGTAGGggtaaatattattatattatattataaagtaTAAAGAATCAAATCGATTTATTTACCGAACTAAGAGTCAAGACAATGAAATCCTAAAATGggacatatatatttttaatatacgaatataaatataaattctaTATTACAAACTAAGAATATAAATTGCTaaaaagttaaataaaataattaaaaataaaaatcatacaaATTTACAAGGAGAACCATCGTACGGCTGAGATTACATCTTGTCCAGTTTGGCCGCTCTGATGACCGGATTGGCCTTGGCTATGGCTTCCCGGCCTACGCCTTTGAAATCGAAGCTGCAGCCGTGTTTCTCGGGGTACCTGTGGGTCCCACAGAAGGTGGTCCCACACCTACACCTGAACCCCATCAACCCCACCTTCTTCCTGCAAGAAGAGCATCTGTTCGCCAGAGACGGAGGAGAAGGAGGATCCGCCGTCGTAATCTCCTCCTCCGCCGCCGCGGAAGGACTCATCTGAACCACCGCCGCAGACGACGGCGTAGGCGTAGAGGAGGGTAAAGGGGTGGAGAACATGGGAGAAGAATCCCCTGATTTGTTGAGACAGAGGTCGCCGTAACATTTGGAGCACATAT
It encodes:
- the LOC140887430 gene encoding zinc finger A20 and AN1 domain-containing stress-associated protein 4, with translation MAEEHGFQPQAPEGHRMCVNNCGFFGSPATKNMCSKCYGDLCLNKSGDSSPMFSTPLPSSTPTPSSAAVVQMSPSAAAEEEITTADPPSPPSLANRCSSCRKKVGLMGFRCRCGTTFCGTHRYPEKHGCSFDFKGVGREAIAKANPVIRAAKLDKM